One window of the Ureibacillus sp. FSL W7-1570 genome contains the following:
- the addA gene encoding helicase-exonuclease AddAB subunit AddA — translation MMNPIPSKPKDATWTDEQWKAIWATGQDILVSAAAGSGKTAVLVNRMIEKVISKENPIDVDELLVVTFTNAAAAEMRHRLAGALEKEIAKNPHNAHLRKQLSLVNKAQISTLHSFCLSIVRQYAYMIDIDPGFRIASEGEISLLRDDVIKDVMEEAYSAEEDSDVNRIYRLVDSFTSDRDDQEIEKLIEQLYDNAMVHPEPKKWLQSLVEQYRLPDYITVDELPFIGHVKNAIEFQLEEAKSHLLSVRKYALMPDGPYPYGATVELDLALIQEALRRIRSSWQEAYDFFTTLKWETLARVAKDSCDEELKKKAQDKRNKAKEVVKKIQETYFARKPERLIEEIRLMAPAIETLVELTLKFGEKFKQAKLEKGIMDFSDLEHFALEILTVEEDGQIKPSPVALEFQKRFKEVLVDEYQDTNMLQETILQLVKRGDESNGNMFMVGDVKQSIYRFRLAEPMLFLHKYLTFEEEPKTSGLKIDLNANFRSRKEVLHATNCIFEQVMGEKVGEITYDEKAALKPGAPYNEEEVPVELAIIHEEQPDASSGSDEEEDLEAILEEEMKKSQQEARYIIQRIKELMEAGATVYDTKQKDPAKRTRPLRYSDIVILMRSMTWSNDIIEEFKAANIPLYAESSKGYFDALEVMIMMNLLKVIDNPYQDIPLASVLRAPFVGLTENELALIRLTEKNAPFYEAVKKFVEQGHSGLEAQTQSKLEKFLRQLDTWRDMARRGSLSDLIWKIYLDTHYYEMVGAMSNGKQRQANLRALHDRALTFEKSSYRGLFRFLRFIDRMKARGEDLGIAKAIGEKDDVVRLVTIHSSKGLEYPVVFVAGLGNKFNLKDFNEPYLFDQTYGLAVKAIDPDNRIMYTSLPFLAMKEKKRLEMIAEEMRILYVAMTRAKERLILVGSVKDWEKTKHSWCEMQSLPHNEMLPDYVRAGAKSYLDWIGPAISRHEAFKEFSDEEYMPIPHPSTWKVSVISNETFLKKPLEAEESATNGQMEEVDEHLLQELNRRFTYAYPFEWATKKKSKTSVSEMKRIENLRQDEEQDAEIMKLILKKRGKSLVKRPLFMEEKQLTATEIGTAMHTVMQHVPQQGFENMEEAQQFLDGLANKQLITEEERKAIELEKLLHFFQTPIGQRFSHAQKLYREVPFTLSVKDADGDSQIIQGIVDCLMLDEDGRWVLLDYKTDKILPSFEEEKALIREMTKRYGVQIRLYTEAVEKILRIKVDEKMLYLFDAGKEVQLGSLV, via the coding sequence TTGATGAATCCGATTCCTTCTAAACCAAAGGACGCCACATGGACTGACGAACAATGGAAAGCCATTTGGGCGACGGGGCAGGACATTCTCGTTTCCGCTGCAGCCGGTTCAGGGAAAACGGCGGTGCTGGTCAACCGGATGATTGAAAAAGTCATCTCGAAGGAAAATCCGATTGATGTGGACGAACTGCTCGTCGTGACCTTTACAAACGCCGCAGCAGCGGAAATGCGCCATCGACTCGCCGGTGCCTTGGAAAAGGAAATTGCGAAGAATCCGCATAATGCCCATTTGCGGAAGCAGTTGAGCCTTGTCAATAAAGCGCAAATTTCCACATTGCACTCCTTTTGTTTATCCATCGTTCGGCAATATGCATACATGATTGACATTGATCCGGGATTCCGCATTGCCAGCGAAGGGGAAATCTCTTTATTGCGGGATGATGTGATAAAAGACGTCATGGAAGAAGCCTACAGTGCGGAAGAGGACTCGGACGTGAACCGCATTTACCGGTTGGTGGACAGTTTCACCTCCGACCGGGATGACCAGGAAATTGAAAAGCTCATCGAACAGTTGTATGACAATGCAATGGTGCATCCGGAACCGAAAAAATGGCTACAATCCCTTGTGGAGCAATACCGGCTTCCGGATTACATCACGGTGGATGAGTTGCCTTTCATCGGACATGTGAAAAATGCCATTGAATTTCAGTTGGAGGAAGCAAAGTCTCATCTCTTGTCGGTCAGAAAATATGCTTTGATGCCGGATGGTCCGTACCCCTATGGGGCGACGGTGGAATTGGATTTGGCGCTCATTCAGGAGGCGTTGCGGCGCATCCGTTCTTCCTGGCAAGAAGCGTACGATTTCTTTACAACGTTGAAATGGGAGACCCTTGCCCGGGTGGCGAAAGATTCCTGCGATGAGGAATTGAAGAAGAAAGCGCAGGATAAACGGAATAAGGCGAAAGAGGTCGTAAAAAAAATCCAGGAAACGTATTTTGCAAGAAAGCCGGAGCGGCTCATTGAAGAAATCCGCCTCATGGCACCGGCAATCGAAACATTGGTCGAACTCACTCTGAAATTTGGCGAGAAATTTAAGCAGGCAAAGCTGGAAAAAGGCATCATGGATTTTTCGGATTTGGAACATTTCGCCCTGGAAATATTGACGGTGGAAGAGGATGGACAGATCAAGCCGTCTCCTGTCGCGTTGGAATTTCAAAAGCGGTTCAAAGAAGTGCTCGTGGATGAATATCAGGATACGAACATGTTGCAAGAAACGATTTTGCAACTGGTGAAACGCGGCGATGAAAGCAATGGCAACATGTTCATGGTCGGGGATGTGAAGCAGTCCATTTACCGTTTCCGTCTGGCGGAACCGATGCTCTTTTTACATAAGTATTTAACCTTTGAGGAAGAGCCGAAAACAAGCGGTTTAAAAATCGATTTGAATGCCAACTTCCGCAGCCGGAAGGAAGTCCTCCACGCAACGAACTGCATCTTTGAGCAGGTGATGGGCGAAAAGGTCGGGGAAATCACTTACGACGAGAAGGCGGCTTTGAAACCGGGCGCGCCGTACAATGAGGAAGAAGTGCCGGTGGAATTGGCCATCATCCACGAAGAACAGCCCGATGCTTCATCCGGAAGTGACGAGGAAGAGGATTTGGAAGCCATCTTGGAAGAAGAGATGAAAAAATCCCAGCAGGAAGCCCGCTACATCATTCAGCGCATCAAAGAATTGATGGAGGCCGGGGCGACCGTTTATGATACGAAACAAAAAGACCCGGCGAAAAGAACCCGCCCGTTGCGTTACAGCGACATCGTCATTTTGATGCGTTCCATGACGTGGTCAAACGATATCATCGAGGAATTCAAGGCGGCCAATATCCCGTTATATGCGGAAAGCTCGAAAGGGTATTTCGATGCTTTGGAAGTCATGATCATGATGAATTTGTTGAAAGTCATCGACAACCCGTATCAGGATATTCCATTGGCATCGGTTTTAAGGGCGCCATTTGTGGGGCTTACGGAAAATGAATTGGCGCTGATCCGTTTAACCGAAAAGAACGCGCCTTTTTACGAGGCGGTCAAAAAATTTGTTGAACAGGGCCATTCAGGACTTGAAGCCCAAACCCAATCCAAACTTGAGAAGTTTCTGCGGCAGCTTGATACGTGGAGGGATATGGCACGGCGAGGCAGCCTTTCCGATTTGATTTGGAAAATTTATTTGGACACCCATTACTATGAAATGGTTGGCGCCATGTCCAACGGCAAACAGAGACAAGCCAATTTGCGTGCCCTCCATGACCGGGCATTGACTTTCGAAAAATCTTCTTACCGCGGTTTGTTCCGCTTTTTGCGGTTCATCGACCGAATGAAAGCCCGCGGAGAAGATTTGGGCATCGCCAAAGCCATTGGAGAAAAGGATGATGTGGTCCGTTTAGTGACCATCCACTCATCCAAAGGGCTTGAATATCCCGTTGTATTTGTGGCGGGACTGGGCAACAAATTCAATCTGAAGGATTTCAACGAACCGTATCTATTTGATCAAACTTACGGTCTTGCAGTGAAAGCGATCGACCCGGACAACCGGATCATGTACACTTCATTGCCGTTCTTGGCCATGAAGGAAAAGAAAAGATTGGAAATGATTGCTGAGGAAATGCGGATTTTATATGTGGCGATGACCCGGGCGAAAGAGCGTCTCATTCTCGTCGGCTCCGTGAAAGATTGGGAGAAAACGAAACACAGTTGGTGTGAAATGCAAAGCTTGCCCCACAATGAGATGCTGCCGGACTATGTAAGGGCGGGAGCAAAAAGTTACCTTGATTGGATCGGTCCAGCCATCAGCAGACATGAGGCTTTTAAAGAATTCAGTGATGAAGAATACATGCCGATACCGCATCCGTCCACCTGGAAAGTGAGTGTCATCTCCAATGAAACGTTCCTGAAAAAACCGTTGGAAGCGGAAGAGTCGGCAACCAACGGACAAATGGAAGAAGTGGATGAACACTTGCTGCAAGAGCTCAACCGCCGATTTACTTACGCATACCCGTTTGAATGGGCGACGAAGAAAAAATCGAAAACAAGCGTATCCGAAATGAAGCGCATTGAAAACTTGCGGCAGGATGAAGAGCAGGATGCGGAGATCATGAAGCTCATCTTAAAAAAACGCGGTAAATCCCTTGTGAAGCGGCCATTGTTTATGGAAGAAAAACAGCTGACGGCGACGGAAATCGGGACAGCGATGCACACGGTGATGCAACATGTGCCGCAGCAAGGGTTTGAAAACATGGAGGAAGCGCAGCAATTCCTTGATGGGCTTGCCAATAAACAATTGATTACGGAAGAAGAACGGAAAGCAATCGAGCTGGAAAAACTGTTGCATTTCTTCCAGACTCCAATCGGACAGCGGTTCAGCCATGCGCAAAAATTGTACCGGGAAGTGCCGTTCACATTAAGCGTGAAAGATGCGGACGGCGATTCCCAAATCATTCAGGGGATTGTCGATTGCCTGATGCTGGATGAGGATGGAAGATGGGTGCTTCTTGATTACAAAACGGATAAAATTTTGCCTTCCTTTGAGGAAGAAAAGGCGCTGATCCGTGAAATGACGAAACGCTATGGGGTACAAATCCGACTTTATACGGAAGCGGTCGAAAAGATTCTGCGCATCAAAGTGGATGAAAAGATGCTCTACTTGTTCGATGCCGGGAAAGAGGTGCAATTGGGGTCGCTGGTTTGA
- a CDS encoding DUF418 domain-containing protein, with protein MFQPTTLNERIHTLDIMRGVSLLGILLVNMFAFSQPLPHVHDLNSWFTDIHDQLNYQLLDIYVQGSFYPLFSMLFGYGLAMQYMKAERTGTNFYPFALKRLLVLLIIGLLHAFLLWWGDIITMYAVCGFFLILLLRLNSGWMLSIALVLNGLFHTLIISVYAMAEIANDEYETFVDISAIEDAITAYGIGTWKDAFMQRLNDLAIQMSPSMWISAMFTILPYMLVGAAAAKWRLVERAKELKGRWIILAIVCIAGGLFLKSYPFHTTRTYLWEYVRVYMGGPIVAIGYASAIVLLCLIPFLPKLLSPIAKAGRMSLTLYLMQSVICTLLFYNYGFGLYGKVDVLMGIVIAISIYVIQAAFAELWFIKFRQGPLEYLVKRMTYGKTLKKMEQ; from the coding sequence ATGTTTCAACCAACGACGTTAAACGAAAGAATCCATACCCTCGATATTATGCGGGGAGTGAGTCTGCTCGGCATTTTGCTTGTCAACATGTTCGCCTTTTCCCAACCGCTTCCCCATGTCCATGATTTGAACAGTTGGTTCACGGACATTCATGATCAACTGAACTATCAATTGCTTGATATATATGTGCAAGGAAGCTTTTATCCTTTGTTTTCCATGCTGTTCGGCTACGGCTTGGCGATGCAGTACATGAAAGCGGAACGGACGGGGACGAATTTTTATCCGTTTGCATTGAAGCGCCTCCTTGTGCTGCTCATCATCGGTTTGCTGCATGCCTTTCTCCTTTGGTGGGGCGACATCATTACGATGTATGCGGTTTGCGGCTTTTTTCTGATTTTGCTGCTGAGATTGAATAGCGGCTGGATGCTTTCCATTGCATTGGTTTTGAATGGACTTTTCCATACATTGATCATTTCCGTTTATGCGATGGCGGAGATTGCCAATGATGAGTATGAAACGTTTGTCGATATAAGTGCGATAGAAGATGCCATTACTGCCTACGGAATCGGGACATGGAAAGATGCATTCATGCAGCGCCTAAATGATTTGGCGATCCAAATGTCTCCGTCAATGTGGATCAGTGCCATGTTTACAATCCTTCCATATATGTTGGTCGGAGCGGCAGCGGCAAAATGGCGCCTGGTGGAAAGGGCAAAAGAGTTGAAAGGGAGATGGATTATCCTTGCCATTGTTTGCATTGCGGGGGGGCTGTTTTTAAAAAGCTATCCATTCCATACAACGCGGACTTACTTATGGGAATATGTCCGGGTTTATATGGGAGGACCGATTGTCGCAATCGGATATGCATCAGCCATTGTGCTCCTTTGCCTCATCCCATTCCTTCCGAAGCTGTTAAGCCCGATCGCCAAAGCGGGCCGCATGTCCTTGACCCTTTATCTCATGCAGTCCGTCATTTGTACGTTGTTGTTCTACAATTACGGTTTCGGCCTTTACGGCAAAGTGGATGTCTTGATGGGAATAGTGATTGCCATCAGCATTTATGTGATTCAAGCCGCCTTTGCCGAGCTATGGTTCATCAAGTTCCGGCAAGGTCCGCTGGAATACCTGGTCAAACGGATGACGTACGGAAAAACGTTAAAGAAAATGGAGCAATAA
- a CDS encoding fumarylacetoacetate hydrolase family protein, with product MKILSFKFNNQLKFGPKVKKEEAVWDVLAIQESLEVFPSFPQTIIEGVALGYDFVEKIRRLVEVAEKSDKPDKFKLSFSEIEWLSPIPRTPKNIICVAKNYDEHAKEMGGEAAPSDLVIFTKSPTAIAADNQVLSIHADKTDSLDYEGELAVIIGKVGRNIPVNLAYDYIFGYTIANDLTARDVQERHQQYFLGKSLDATCPMGPYIVTKDEIPNPQNLTIVTKVNGEVRQNGNTADMMFPIDRLISIISHHVTLEPGDVILTGTPKGVGKGMNPPQFLKSGDVVRISIEGIGTLTNRFE from the coding sequence ATGAAGATTCTATCCTTTAAATTCAATAATCAATTGAAATTTGGTCCAAAAGTAAAAAAAGAAGAAGCCGTTTGGGATGTATTGGCGATCCAGGAATCCCTTGAAGTGTTCCCATCCTTCCCGCAAACGATTATTGAAGGCGTTGCATTGGGGTATGATTTTGTTGAGAAGATCCGCAGATTGGTGGAAGTAGCGGAAAAATCGGACAAACCGGATAAGTTCAAATTATCTTTCAGCGAGATTGAATGGTTGTCGCCGATCCCAAGAACCCCAAAAAATATTATTTGTGTGGCGAAAAACTATGATGAACATGCAAAGGAAATGGGAGGAGAAGCTGCTCCGTCCGATTTGGTCATTTTCACAAAATCTCCGACAGCGATTGCGGCTGACAATCAAGTGCTGTCCATCCATGCGGACAAAACCGACTCCCTTGACTACGAAGGGGAGCTGGCGGTGATCATCGGAAAAGTTGGCAGAAACATTCCTGTCAATTTGGCCTATGATTATATTTTCGGCTATACGATCGCCAATGATCTAACAGCCCGTGATGTTCAAGAGCGCCATCAACAATATTTCTTGGGCAAAAGTTTGGATGCCACTTGTCCGATGGGCCCTTACATTGTGACGAAAGATGAAATTCCAAATCCTCAAAATTTGACGATCGTGACAAAGGTGAATGGGGAAGTGCGGCAAAACGGAAATACCGCAGATATGATGTTCCCGATCGATCGATTGATTTCCATCATCTCCCATCATGTAACGTTGGAGCCCGGCGATGTCATTTTGACGGGAACGCCTAAAGGGGTCGGGAAAGGCATGAATCCTCCACAGTTCTTAAAATCCGGGGATGTCGTGAGAATCTCCATTGAAGGAATCGGTACATTGACAAACCGTTTTGAATAA
- a CDS encoding YisL family protein encodes MDFLTSSTHLHITTWFIGIILFLIGAIKPNKGLHMALRLFYILIIITGGALFIEAMDYGQGMNYGIKLILGILVISMMEMVLVRQSKGKSATAFWILFVIFLFLTLFYGFKLPMGMNFLA; translated from the coding sequence ATGGATTTTTTGACTAGCTCGACACATTTACACATTACAACATGGTTTATCGGAATCATCTTGTTCCTTATTGGGGCCATCAAACCGAATAAAGGGTTACATATGGCATTGCGTCTATTCTATATTTTAATCATTATCACGGGCGGCGCTTTATTTATTGAAGCGATGGATTACGGCCAAGGCATGAACTATGGCATTAAGCTCATTTTGGGCATTTTGGTGATCAGTATGATGGAAATGGTGCTTGTCCGCCAATCCAAAGGGAAATCAGCGACTGCATTTTGGATTCTGTTTGTCATTTTCTTATTTTTGACATTATTCTACGGATTCAAATTGCCGATGGGTATGAACTTCTTAGCTTAA